A window from Cellulomonas sp. C5510 encodes these proteins:
- a CDS encoding AraC family transcriptional regulator encodes MGAPPGPATTSPAAADTAARALLDALTPALLRLSDDLTGTMFCAKDITGRYVAVNEAFVRRTSERSRRAVVGRTAAELFLPQLAERYDAQDRAVLETGRSLHRELELIRRPGGAPGWYLTSKVPVHDAEGEVVGLVSVSQALRTGDADEATVAALSRVAAFVRERLATPPTVAELAAAAGCAPSTLDRRVRRVFALSPQQYVLRARLDHAAALLGGTDLPLAEVAAACGFYDQASFTRTFGRLAGETPAQFRRAARRGPAPAPRAVPPQPWPDEPGWVTMEA; translated from the coding sequence GTGGGAGCACCCCCGGGCCCTGCCACGACCTCCCCGGCGGCCGCCGACACGGCGGCCCGGGCGCTGCTGGACGCCCTCACGCCGGCGCTCCTGCGGTTGTCCGACGACCTGACCGGGACCATGTTCTGCGCGAAGGACATCACCGGGCGCTACGTCGCGGTGAACGAGGCGTTCGTGCGCCGCACCTCCGAGAGGTCCCGTCGCGCCGTCGTCGGGCGGACCGCCGCCGAGCTGTTCCTGCCGCAGCTCGCCGAGCGCTACGACGCCCAGGACCGCGCGGTGCTTGAGACCGGCCGGTCCCTGCACCGCGAGCTCGAGCTGATCCGCCGGCCCGGCGGGGCGCCCGGCTGGTACCTGACGTCGAAGGTGCCGGTCCACGACGCCGAGGGCGAGGTGGTCGGGCTCGTCAGCGTGTCGCAGGCGCTGCGCACCGGCGACGCCGACGAGGCCACCGTCGCGGCGCTGTCCCGCGTCGCCGCGTTCGTGCGGGAGCGCCTCGCGACGCCGCCGACGGTCGCCGAGCTCGCCGCGGCCGCGGGGTGCGCGCCGTCCACGCTGGACCGCCGGGTGCGGCGCGTGTTCGCCCTCTCCCCGCAGCAGTACGTGCTGCGGGCGCGACTCGACCACGCCGCCGCGCTGCTCGGCGGCACCGACCTGCCGCTCGCCGAGGTCGCTGCGGCGTGCGGGTTCTACGACCAGGCGTCGTTCACCCGGACGTTCGGTCGCCTCGCCGGGGAGACGCCCGCGCAGTTCAGGCGCGCGGCGCGGCGCGGTCCCGCCCCCGCGCCCCGGGCGGTGCCGCCCCAGCCGTGGCCCGACGAGCCCGGCTGGGTGACGATGGAGGCATGA
- a CDS encoding aldo/keto reductase has protein sequence MTEAHTPTIPTVTLPGGEMPLLGLGTWQSEGSDAERAVIAALELGYTHVDTATGYGNEAEVGRALAAVDVDRDAVFVTTKLPPDHAGRERQTLMESLAKLGTDHLDLWLVHWPPNKQATPETWAAFIAARDEGLVRSIGVSNYSIAQIDELIAATGEAPAVNQIPWSPGDYDADLVAAHAERGVVIEGYSPFKRTDLDDPVLTSIAEAHGVSTRQVVLRWHLDHGVVVIPKSTHPDRIRQNLDVLTFSLDADELARIDGLGGR, from the coding sequence ATGACCGAAGCGCACACCCCCACCATCCCGACGGTGACCCTGCCGGGCGGCGAGATGCCGCTGCTCGGCCTCGGCACCTGGCAGTCCGAGGGCTCCGACGCCGAGCGCGCCGTGATCGCCGCGCTCGAGCTCGGCTACACGCACGTCGACACGGCCACCGGCTACGGCAACGAGGCGGAGGTCGGGCGCGCGCTCGCCGCCGTCGACGTGGACCGCGACGCCGTCTTCGTCACCACCAAGCTGCCGCCGGACCACGCCGGGCGCGAGCGCCAGACGCTCATGGAGTCCCTGGCGAAGCTCGGCACGGACCACCTCGACCTGTGGCTGGTGCACTGGCCGCCGAACAAGCAGGCGACCCCCGAGACCTGGGCCGCGTTCATCGCCGCGCGCGACGAGGGCCTGGTCCGGTCCATCGGCGTCTCGAACTACTCGATCGCGCAGATCGACGAGCTGATCGCCGCCACCGGCGAGGCGCCCGCCGTCAACCAGATCCCGTGGAGCCCCGGCGACTACGACGCGGACCTCGTGGCGGCGCACGCCGAGCGCGGCGTCGTCATCGAAGGCTACAGCCCGTTCAAGCGCACCGACCTGGACGACCCGGTGCTCACCTCCATCGCGGAGGCGCACGGCGTGAGCACCCGACAGGTCGTGCTGCGGTGGCACCTCGACCACGGCGTCGTCGTCATCCCGAAGTCGACCCACCCGGACCGCATCCGCCAGAACCTCGACGTCCTGACGTTCTCGCTGGACGCCGACGAGCTCGCGCGGATCGACGGCCTGGGCGGGCGGTGA
- a CDS encoding D-alanyl-D-alanine carboxypeptidase family protein translates to MVAAVTSLALLAASVIGALQLQAARDRAAEQQRAAEALALTSRLAAEEADFLSDRRATALADAATRSEQAARAAREQAAAEQAEAEARAAAEAQAAADAEAAAQADAEARAAADARAAQEVQAGSAASGAPPGAPTHPRIAGWVDGRPVDADGNVLWVTSVPTADGDGSNGHMPASAMCVIPWGTDQLGFAQYLRCDAADALTALNDAFRAQFGAPLDLDLTYRSYDDQVAMKAAFGGLAAAPGTSSHGLGTALDVQEWPDTYGFGTARYDWLVANGPAYGWYAPERVREGQPYAEYWHFEYGPGRTS, encoded by the coding sequence GTGGTCGCCGCCGTCACCAGCCTCGCGCTGCTCGCCGCGTCCGTCATCGGTGCCCTCCAGCTCCAGGCGGCGCGGGACCGGGCCGCCGAGCAGCAGCGCGCGGCGGAGGCGCTGGCGCTGACCTCGCGCCTCGCTGCGGAGGAGGCCGACTTCCTGTCCGACCGGCGCGCGACCGCCCTTGCGGACGCCGCGACGCGCTCCGAGCAGGCCGCGCGGGCCGCACGCGAGCAGGCCGCCGCCGAGCAGGCCGAGGCCGAGGCGCGCGCCGCCGCGGAGGCGCAGGCGGCCGCCGACGCGGAGGCCGCGGCACAGGCGGACGCGGAGGCCCGGGCCGCGGCGGACGCGCGCGCGGCGCAGGAGGTGCAGGCCGGGTCCGCGGCCTCGGGCGCACCGCCCGGCGCCCCCACGCACCCGCGCATCGCCGGCTGGGTGGACGGTCGACCCGTCGACGCCGACGGCAACGTGCTGTGGGTGACGTCCGTGCCCACGGCGGACGGCGACGGCTCCAACGGGCACATGCCCGCGAGCGCGATGTGCGTCATCCCCTGGGGCACCGACCAGCTCGGCTTCGCCCAGTACCTGCGCTGCGACGCCGCGGACGCGCTGACGGCGCTGAACGACGCGTTCCGGGCGCAGTTCGGGGCGCCGCTCGACCTGGACCTCACGTACCGGTCCTACGACGACCAGGTCGCGATGAAGGCGGCGTTCGGCGGGCTGGCGGCGGCACCCGGGACCTCCTCGCACGGACTGGGCACCGCGCTGGACGTCCAGGAGTGGCCCGACACGTACGGCTTCGGGACCGCCCGGTACGACTGGCTCGTCGCGAACGGCCCGGCGTACGGGTGGTACGCGCCGGAGCGGGTCCGCGAGGGGCAGCCCTACGCCGAGTACTGGCACTTCGAGTACGGGCCGGGCCGCACGTCCTGA
- a CDS encoding Glu/Leu/Phe/Val dehydrogenase, with protein sequence MSAPVSGSAPSPTPATTATPRTSPLTTALAQLSSAVELLGYDDGMHQMLATPRRELHVAVPLRRDDGRIELVSGYRVQHNISRGPGKGGLRYAPGVDIEEVRALAMWMTWKCAVVELPYGGAKGGVAIDPRGCSTAELERLTRRYTSEVMPIIGPERDIMAPDVGTTEQTMSWVMDTYSVNSGYTIPAVVTGKPLAVGGSLGRATATSRGVVHVTAAALADAGTDLSEVTAAVQGFGKVGSHAARFLAEGGARVVAVSDQYGGVHAPGGLDLAALTAHVAETGSVVGFPGGDPVGNAELLGLDVDVLIPAAVEDVLDEDTARTVKARWVVEGANGPTTSAGDRVLAERGITVVPDILANAGGVVVSYFEWVQAQQAYWWTEREIEDRLEQRMRASYASVAQRARADGITLRDAALVIGVRRVAEAHRLRGLYP encoded by the coding sequence ATGTCCGCACCAGTGTCCGGGTCCGCCCCGTCGCCCACCCCCGCGACGACCGCGACCCCGCGCACGTCCCCGCTCACCACCGCGCTGGCGCAGCTCTCGTCCGCCGTCGAGCTGCTCGGCTACGACGACGGCATGCACCAGATGCTCGCCACCCCACGGCGCGAGCTGCACGTCGCCGTCCCGCTGCGCCGCGACGACGGCCGGATCGAGCTGGTGTCCGGCTACCGCGTCCAGCACAACATCTCCCGCGGGCCGGGCAAGGGCGGCCTGCGGTACGCCCCGGGCGTCGACATCGAGGAGGTCCGCGCCCTCGCGATGTGGATGACGTGGAAGTGCGCGGTCGTCGAGCTGCCCTACGGCGGGGCGAAGGGCGGCGTCGCGATCGACCCGCGCGGCTGCTCCACCGCCGAGCTCGAGCGGCTGACGCGGCGCTACACCTCCGAGGTGATGCCGATCATCGGACCGGAGCGGGACATCATGGCGCCCGACGTCGGCACCACGGAGCAGACGATGTCCTGGGTGATGGACACGTACTCGGTGAACTCGGGGTACACGATCCCGGCCGTCGTGACCGGCAAGCCGCTCGCCGTCGGAGGCTCCCTCGGGCGCGCGACCGCGACGTCGCGGGGTGTCGTCCACGTCACCGCCGCCGCGCTCGCCGACGCCGGCACCGACCTGTCCGAGGTCACCGCCGCGGTGCAGGGCTTCGGCAAGGTCGGGTCCCACGCCGCCCGGTTCCTCGCGGAGGGCGGTGCGCGCGTCGTCGCGGTCAGCGACCAGTACGGCGGCGTGCACGCCCCCGGCGGGCTCGACCTCGCGGCGCTCACGGCGCACGTGGCCGAGACCGGGTCCGTCGTCGGGTTCCCCGGCGGCGACCCCGTCGGCAACGCGGAGCTGCTCGGGCTCGACGTCGACGTCCTCATCCCGGCCGCCGTGGAGGACGTGCTCGACGAGGACACCGCGCGCACCGTCAAGGCGCGCTGGGTCGTCGAGGGCGCCAACGGCCCCACGACCAGCGCCGGCGACCGCGTGCTCGCGGAGCGCGGGATCACCGTCGTGCCGGACATCCTCGCGAACGCCGGCGGCGTCGTGGTGTCCTACTTCGAGTGGGTGCAGGCGCAGCAGGCGTACTGGTGGACCGAGCGCGAGATCGAGGACCGGCTCGAGCAGCGCATGCGCGCCTCGTACGCGTCGGTCGCCCAGCGGGCCCGGGCGGACGGCATCACCCTGCGCGACGCCGCGCTCGTCATCGGGGTCCGACGGGTCGCGGAGGCGCACCGGCTCCGCGGGCTGTACCCGTGA
- a CDS encoding LLM class flavin-dependent oxidoreductase: protein MSTDHAVPLSVLDLAPVGTGRTSADALADSTTLARAADRLGYRRFWVAEHHSMPAVASTSPAVLLAHLAASTERIRVGSGGVMLPNHPALVVAEQFAMLEALHPGRVDLGIGRAPGADPVTAAALRRTVDGLGAEDFPAELLDVLALLGQLPEGRAASATASRLTATPAAVGTPEVWLLGSSTFSAQLAGELGLPFSYAHHFGTGITTQAAEVYRSAFRPSAVLDAPHLMVSASVLVAESQERAAWLAGPSKVMALRLRSRGALAPIETPEDAAAMLDALDPEQARDFFSRVPGTQHATTADRAVAALRELVARTGADELIITATTHDVADRVATLEALAAAW, encoded by the coding sequence GTGAGCACCGACCACGCCGTCCCGCTGTCCGTCCTCGACCTCGCGCCCGTCGGCACCGGCCGCACGAGCGCCGACGCCCTCGCCGACTCCACGACTCTCGCCCGAGCGGCCGACCGGCTCGGCTACCGGCGGTTCTGGGTCGCGGAGCACCACAGCATGCCCGCGGTCGCGTCGACGTCGCCCGCGGTGCTGCTGGCGCACCTCGCCGCGTCGACCGAGCGGATCCGCGTCGGCAGCGGGGGCGTCATGCTGCCGAACCACCCGGCGCTGGTGGTCGCGGAGCAGTTCGCGATGCTCGAGGCCCTGCACCCCGGCCGCGTCGACCTCGGGATCGGGCGAGCACCCGGAGCCGACCCCGTGACCGCCGCCGCGCTGCGCCGCACGGTGGACGGGCTCGGTGCCGAGGACTTCCCGGCCGAGCTGCTGGACGTGCTCGCACTGCTCGGGCAGCTCCCCGAGGGCCGCGCCGCGAGCGCCACCGCCTCCCGCCTGACCGCCACACCCGCCGCCGTCGGGACGCCCGAGGTGTGGCTGCTCGGGTCGTCGACGTTCAGCGCGCAGCTCGCCGGGGAGCTCGGCCTGCCGTTCTCCTACGCCCACCACTTCGGCACCGGCATCACGACGCAGGCCGCCGAGGTGTACCGCTCGGCGTTCCGCCCGTCCGCCGTGCTCGACGCCCCGCACCTCATGGTGTCGGCGTCGGTCCTCGTCGCCGAGTCGCAGGAGCGCGCCGCCTGGCTCGCCGGACCGAGCAAGGTGATGGCCCTGCGGCTGCGCAGCCGTGGGGCGCTCGCGCCGATCGAGACGCCCGAGGACGCTGCCGCGATGCTCGACGCCCTCGACCCCGAGCAGGCCCGGGACTTCTTCTCCCGCGTGCCCGGGACGCAGCACGCGACCACGGCCGACCGCGCGGTCGCCGCGCTGCGCGAGCTCGTCGCCCGCACCGGTGCCGACGAGCTGATCATCACCGCCACCACCCACGACGTCGCCGACCGCGTCGCCACCCTGGAGGCCCTCGCCGCCGCCTGGTGA
- a CDS encoding META domain-containing protein produces the protein MDDVVGRTWQFVEVAGVPVPPGEPHRSRPALTFAGDGQVYGTGGVNRLRGTWSWEDGTLTFGPVVTTLMAGTPEHTARERVVLELLGAPLRARVDGDALVLTDPDGRVSRLLPAPPGESEV, from the coding sequence ATGGACGACGTCGTCGGGCGCACGTGGCAGTTCGTGGAGGTCGCGGGGGTGCCGGTGCCGCCGGGCGAGCCGCACCGGTCGCGGCCGGCGCTGACGTTCGCCGGGGACGGGCAGGTCTACGGCACGGGCGGCGTGAACCGGCTGCGCGGGACCTGGTCCTGGGAGGACGGCACGCTCACGTTCGGGCCGGTGGTGACGACGCTGATGGCCGGCACCCCGGAGCACACCGCCCGGGAGCGGGTGGTGCTGGAGCTGCTCGGCGCACCGCTGCGTGCGCGGGTCGACGGCGACGCGCTCGTGCTCACGGACCCGGACGGGCGGGTCAGCCGCCTGCTGCCCGCCCCGCCCGGGGAGTCCGAGGTCTGA
- the hemQ gene encoding hydrogen peroxide-dependent heme synthase: MTSTTPPVGGHTPEVADEINRSIHYAMYAVFETASALPADPDVRERLVAEALDALTGPDAPEGLVVRGWYDVAGLRADADLMVWWYAPTIEAVQDAFHRLRASGLGEHLLPVWSVAAMHRPAEFNRGHVPAFLAGEEPRAYLCVYPFVRSYEWYLLPDAERRELLREHGHAARDYADVRANTLSSFALGDYEWILGFEADELHRIVDLMRDLRNTGARRHVREEVPFYTGPRVELAEWAERQPRD; the protein is encoded by the coding sequence ATGACCAGCACCACGCCCCCGGTCGGCGGGCACACCCCCGAGGTCGCGGACGAGATCAACCGCTCGATCCACTACGCCATGTACGCGGTGTTCGAGACGGCGTCGGCCCTGCCCGCCGACCCCGACGTGCGCGAGCGGCTGGTCGCCGAAGCGCTCGACGCCCTGACCGGGCCGGACGCCCCCGAGGGGCTCGTCGTCCGCGGCTGGTACGACGTCGCCGGCCTGCGCGCCGACGCGGACCTCATGGTGTGGTGGTACGCCCCGACGATCGAGGCCGTGCAGGACGCGTTCCACCGGCTGCGCGCCAGCGGTCTCGGCGAGCACCTGCTGCCCGTGTGGTCGGTGGCCGCGATGCACCGGCCCGCCGAGTTCAACCGCGGGCACGTCCCGGCGTTCCTCGCGGGCGAGGAGCCGCGCGCCTACCTGTGCGTGTACCCGTTCGTGCGGTCCTACGAGTGGTACCTGCTGCCTGACGCCGAGCGCCGCGAGCTGCTGCGCGAGCACGGGCACGCCGCCCGCGACTACGCGGACGTCCGCGCGAACACGCTGTCGTCGTTCGCGCTGGGCGACTACGAGTGGATCCTCGGGTTCGAGGCCGACGAGCTCCACCGCATCGTCGACCTCATGCGCGACCTGCGGAACACCGGCGCCCGCCGGCACGTCCGCGAGGAGGTGCCGTTCTACACCGGCCCGCGCGTCGAGCTCGCCGAGTGGGCGGAGCGGCAGCCGCGCGACTGA
- a CDS encoding ferrochelatase, translating into MSAPTLTASSLAPYDAVILLSFGGPEKPEDVLPFMRNVTRGKGIPEERLVEVSRHYALFGGRSPINDQNRALLAALRAEMDARGLDVPLVWGNRNWEPYTEGALADLRGRGAGRVLALVTSAYGSYSGCRQYREHVAAALAGVAGADPVPAEAEAVAGVRVDKLRHYFNHPGFVRANADAVVEAFGELAERTGRPVADVVADAPLLFVTHSIPLAMEAGSAAARPGYVAQHEDACTQVAALVAAELGVEPSWSLAFCSRSGPPSQPWLEPDINDVLTERAAAGVTGVVMSPIGFVSDHMEVAYDLDTEAMATARDLGVTAVRAGSASTRAPFVAGLVDLMVERAAAERGEQPERVTVGALDAWPDRCAVGCCFQRAGVDTGIPAVSGSDEPRAEQPGPQQQHGSEGAAGR; encoded by the coding sequence GTGTCTGCCCCCACCCTGACGGCGTCGTCTCTCGCCCCGTACGACGCGGTGATTCTGCTCTCGTTCGGCGGCCCGGAGAAGCCCGAGGACGTCCTGCCGTTCATGCGCAACGTGACGCGCGGCAAGGGCATCCCGGAGGAGCGGCTCGTCGAGGTCAGCCGCCACTACGCCCTGTTCGGCGGGCGGAGCCCCATCAACGACCAGAACCGCGCCCTGCTCGCCGCGCTGCGGGCCGAGATGGACGCCCGCGGCCTCGACGTGCCGCTGGTGTGGGGCAACCGGAACTGGGAGCCGTACACCGAGGGCGCCCTGGCGGACCTGCGCGGGCGCGGCGCCGGCCGGGTGCTGGCCCTCGTCACGTCGGCCTACGGGTCGTACTCCGGGTGCCGGCAGTACCGCGAGCACGTCGCGGCGGCGCTCGCGGGCGTCGCCGGCGCCGACCCCGTGCCGGCCGAAGCGGAGGCCGTCGCGGGCGTCCGCGTCGACAAGCTGCGGCACTACTTCAACCACCCCGGCTTCGTCCGGGCGAACGCCGACGCCGTCGTCGAGGCGTTCGGCGAGCTCGCCGAGCGCACCGGCCGGCCGGTCGCGGACGTCGTCGCCGACGCCCCGCTGCTGTTCGTCACGCACTCCATCCCGCTCGCCATGGAGGCCGGCTCCGCCGCCGCCCGCCCCGGCTACGTCGCGCAGCACGAGGACGCGTGCACGCAGGTCGCCGCGCTCGTCGCCGCCGAGCTCGGCGTCGAGCCCTCGTGGAGCCTCGCGTTCTGCTCCCGGTCCGGGCCGCCGTCGCAGCCGTGGCTCGAGCCCGACATCAACGACGTGCTGACCGAGCGCGCCGCGGCCGGCGTCACCGGCGTCGTCATGTCGCCGATCGGGTTCGTGTCCGACCACATGGAGGTCGCCTACGACCTCGACACCGAGGCCATGGCGACCGCCCGCGACCTCGGCGTCACCGCGGTGCGCGCCGGGTCGGCGTCCACGCGGGCGCCGTTCGTCGCCGGGCTCGTCGACCTCATGGTCGAGCGCGCGGCCGCCGAGCGCGGCGAGCAGCCCGAGCGCGTCACCGTCGGCGCCCTGGACGCGTGGCCCGACCGGTGCGCCGTCGGCTGCTGCTTCCAGCGCGCCGGCGTCGACACCGGCATCCCCGCGGTGTCCGGATCGGACGAGCCGCGGGCCGAGCAGCCCGGGCCCCAGCAGCAGCACGGCAGCGAAGGAGCAGCAGGACGATGA
- a CDS encoding carbohydrate ABC transporter permease, which yields MTTSTTPAGGATPAIAVPPAGDPVPARPGVPGRRRRPRDEEDRGALSPADWRRPVVRRSMRLSHGVLLALLVLCGLGPLVLLAKFAVTPTQDILRTPLAVFPHGVAWENLGAAWNDVQVSRYFLNTVVIAAGSWASQILVATTGGYLLSVLRPRYARLVQGAVLATLFVPAVVLLVPLYLVILDPPVLGRSLMNSYWAVWLPAGASAFNVLLVQRFFDSLPREVFEAARVDGAGPFRLFRSIVLPMSRPILGVVSVFAVIASWKDFLWPLLVLRDPDIQPLSVRLPSLQATTDLGVLMAALAISTLIPVLLFLAFQRLFLRGAGLGGAVKG from the coding sequence ATGACGACCTCGACGACCCCGGCCGGCGGCGCGACGCCGGCGATCGCGGTGCCACCGGCCGGCGACCCCGTGCCGGCCCGCCCCGGCGTCCCGGGCCGGCGCCGCCGCCCCCGCGACGAGGAGGACCGCGGCGCGCTCTCGCCCGCGGACTGGCGCCGCCCGGTGGTGCGCCGCTCGATGCGGCTGTCGCACGGCGTCCTGCTCGCGCTGCTCGTGCTGTGCGGCCTCGGCCCGCTGGTGCTGCTCGCGAAGTTCGCGGTCACCCCGACGCAGGACATCCTGCGCACGCCGCTCGCCGTCTTCCCGCACGGCGTCGCGTGGGAGAACCTCGGCGCGGCGTGGAACGACGTGCAGGTCAGCCGGTACTTCCTCAACACGGTCGTCATCGCGGCCGGGTCGTGGGCGAGCCAGATCCTCGTCGCCACCACCGGCGGCTACCTGCTGTCCGTGCTGCGGCCGCGGTACGCCCGGCTCGTGCAGGGGGCCGTGCTGGCCACGCTGTTCGTGCCCGCCGTCGTGCTGCTCGTGCCGCTGTACCTGGTGATCCTCGACCCGCCGGTGCTCGGCCGGTCGCTGATGAACTCGTACTGGGCGGTGTGGCTGCCCGCGGGGGCCAGCGCCTTCAACGTGCTGCTGGTGCAGCGGTTCTTCGACTCCCTGCCGCGGGAGGTGTTCGAGGCGGCGCGCGTCGACGGCGCCGGACCGTTCCGGCTGTTCCGGTCGATCGTGCTGCCGATGAGCCGGCCCATCCTCGGCGTGGTGTCGGTGTTCGCGGTCATCGCGTCGTGGAAGGACTTCCTGTGGCCGCTGCTCGTGCTGCGCGACCCCGACATCCAGCCGTTGTCCGTGCGGCTGCCGTCCCTGCAGGCCACCACCGACCTCGGCGTGCTCATGGCGGCGCTCGCCATCTCGACGCTGATCCCCGTGCTGCTGTTCCTGGCGTTCCAGCGGCTGTTCCTGCGCGGGGCCGGGCTCGGCGGGGCGGTGAAGGGCTGA
- a CDS encoding carbohydrate ABC transporter permease: MTSLPHGARTTRRTTRRTQARRTPAAWVRRGGASTLVFALPVLVVFGLFSWLPIGRAVVMSLQETNLVTTAWVGLENFRTVLADPLLATAVTNTLWFAVLALLFGYPVPLLAAVLMSEVRRAKGLFSALAYLPVVVPPVVAVLLWKFFFDARPEGVFNTMLGWVGLGPVPWLQDASWAMPSLVLEATWAGAGGTIIIYLAALTSVPGELYDAAEVDGASVWRKIWHVTMPQLRGVLLITFILQIIGTAQVFLEPYLFTDGGPANATITVLLLVYRYAFGQSLGGDYGAATALSLMLAVVLAVLSVVYFRLTRSWSQS; the protein is encoded by the coding sequence GTGACGTCCCTCCCTCACGGGGCCCGCACCACCCGGCGGACCACCCGGCGGACCCAGGCGCGGCGGACCCCCGCCGCCTGGGTCCGCCGCGGCGGCGCGAGCACGCTCGTGTTCGCGCTGCCCGTCCTCGTGGTGTTCGGGCTGTTCTCCTGGCTGCCGATCGGCCGCGCGGTCGTGATGAGCCTCCAGGAGACCAACCTCGTCACGACGGCCTGGGTCGGGCTCGAGAACTTCCGCACGGTGCTGGCCGACCCGCTGCTCGCGACCGCCGTGACGAACACGCTGTGGTTCGCGGTCCTCGCGCTGCTGTTCGGCTACCCGGTCCCGCTGCTCGCGGCCGTGCTCATGAGCGAGGTCCGGCGCGCCAAGGGGCTGTTCAGCGCCCTCGCGTACCTGCCGGTCGTCGTGCCGCCCGTCGTCGCCGTGCTGCTGTGGAAGTTCTTCTTCGACGCGCGGCCCGAGGGCGTGTTCAACACGATGCTCGGCTGGGTCGGCCTCGGCCCGGTCCCGTGGCTGCAGGACGCGTCCTGGGCGATGCCGTCGCTCGTGCTGGAGGCCACGTGGGCGGGCGCCGGCGGCACGATCATCATCTACCTGGCCGCGCTGACGTCCGTGCCCGGCGAGCTGTACGACGCCGCCGAGGTCGACGGGGCGTCCGTGTGGCGCAAGATCTGGCACGTGACGATGCCGCAGCTGCGCGGCGTCCTGCTCATCACGTTCATCCTGCAGATCATCGGGACCGCGCAGGTGTTCCTCGAGCCGTACCTGTTCACGGACGGCGGCCCCGCGAACGCCACGATCACCGTGCTGCTGCTGGTCTACCGCTACGCGTTCGGGCAGAGCCTCGGCGGGGACTACGGCGCGGCGACCGCGCTGAGCCTCATGCTCGCGGTCGTGCTGGCCGTGCTGTCCGTCGTGTACTTCCGCCTCACCCGGTCCTGGAGCCAGTCATGA
- a CDS encoding ABC transporter substrate-binding protein, whose translation MRSSRTTAIALSGALSFTLLAACSSGSDDAGDGESAGGKTVLRVVSLLPGSEQEAFDAFDEQVAQFEAANPDIDIQPEEYEWKATTFAAQLAGGTLPDVFEIPFTDGKTLIENGQLADIDAQFRELPYAGDFNPNVLDAGTGADGKVYAIPAKSVYGIGLHYNRALFEQAGLDPDDPPTTWDEVRADAKAIADATGQAGYATMTQNNTGGWQLTVATYARGGRVETTNDDGTYTATLDNDGTKAALEYLHDLRWEDSSMGANFLLDWSSINQAFAAGQIGMYTSGSDVYTSLVQTNAINPDDYGLTAVPLEGDDAGVLGGGTLAAVSTSASDAQKSAAVKWIDFYYLRKLTDQDAAVKDAETLVASGQPVGTPVLPIFSQEQYDHSQEWIADLVNVPLDQMTGFTDVIFDQPLIPEPSGSTQELYGALDTVVQAVLTDEDADIDQLLADANASVQAILDKNAG comes from the coding sequence ATGAGGTCCTCACGCACCACCGCGATCGCCCTGAGCGGCGCGCTGTCCTTCACCCTGCTGGCCGCGTGCAGCAGCGGCTCCGACGACGCCGGCGACGGCGAGAGCGCCGGCGGGAAGACCGTCCTGCGCGTCGTCTCCCTGCTGCCCGGCTCGGAGCAGGAGGCGTTCGACGCCTTCGACGAGCAGGTCGCGCAGTTCGAGGCGGCCAACCCGGACATCGACATCCAGCCGGAGGAGTACGAGTGGAAGGCGACGACGTTCGCCGCCCAGCTCGCCGGCGGGACGCTGCCCGACGTGTTCGAGATCCCGTTCACCGACGGCAAGACGCTGATCGAGAACGGCCAGCTCGCCGACATCGACGCGCAGTTCCGGGAGCTGCCGTACGCCGGCGACTTCAACCCGAACGTCCTGGACGCGGGCACGGGCGCGGACGGCAAGGTCTACGCGATCCCCGCGAAGTCGGTCTACGGCATCGGCCTGCACTACAACCGCGCGCTGTTCGAGCAGGCCGGGCTGGACCCGGACGACCCGCCGACCACCTGGGACGAGGTCCGCGCCGACGCGAAGGCGATCGCCGACGCGACCGGCCAGGCGGGCTACGCGACCATGACGCAGAACAACACCGGCGGCTGGCAGCTCACCGTCGCGACGTACGCCCGCGGCGGTCGCGTCGAGACGACGAACGACGACGGGACCTACACCGCCACGCTCGACAACGACGGCACGAAGGCCGCCCTGGAGTACCTGCACGACCTGCGCTGGGAGGACAGCTCCATGGGCGCGAACTTCCTGCTCGACTGGTCGTCCATCAACCAGGCGTTCGCGGCCGGGCAGATCGGCATGTACACGTCCGGGTCGGACGTCTACACCTCCCTGGTGCAGACCAACGCGATCAACCCCGACGACTACGGCCTGACCGCCGTCCCGCTCGAGGGTGACGACGCGGGTGTGCTGGGCGGCGGCACGCTGGCCGCGGTGAGCACGTCGGCCTCCGACGCGCAGAAGTCCGCCGCCGTGAAGTGGATCGACTTCTACTACCTGCGCAAGCTGACCGACCAGGACGCCGCCGTCAAGGACGCCGAGACGCTCGTCGCCTCCGGCCAGCCGGTCGGCACGCCCGTGCTGCCCATCTTCAGCCAGGAGCAGTACGACCACTCCCAGGAGTGGATCGCGGACCTCGTCAACGTGCCGCTCGACCAGATGACCGGGTTCACCGACGTCATCTTCGACCAGCCGCTGATCCCGGAGCCGTCCGGCTCCACCCAGGAGCTGTACGGCGCGCTCGACACCGTGGTGCAGGCGGTGCTGACCGACGAGGACGCCGACATCGACCAGCTCCTGGCGGACGCGAACGCCTCCGTCCAGGCGATCCTCGACAAGAACGCGGGCTGA